From the genome of Magnolia sinica isolate HGM2019 chromosome 12, MsV1, whole genome shotgun sequence:
TCAAGGTGttctgtaatggtaacagtggtcgtaacggctgttacagcccccgtaacggccgttacggtctattttttattgaaaaaaaaatccggaaaaacctgtatttgccccctaatgttgattaaaaagtatgaaaaacctgtatctgccctaTAATAGACAattacggggctgttatggcctttataaggGACGTAACGTGCCGATAATGGCAATTACGggccatttttttccataacgccTGTTATGGTCGTTACAACCCCGTAAtgcgtaacggttgccaccgttacctttacgtaacggcctttatggccccgtaacggcctttacggacACCATGGGTATTATGGAGAGTTTCCACTATGCAGGAACTATTATAATTAATTTTTGTAAATAAATTGTGCAGGATGAGAATGATGTCtagtataaaaaataaatgaaaagaaatgtCATCCTGCATTAATTAGATCCAATTTTTTCATGTGTACGGGTGCATGTTTGGGTCTTGCAAGACTGTGGAATTCATAGCAGTCCACTGGCTTTTAAATTTATCAAGAATTTTTgccaaatttaagaaaatattagATGTATATATCTGGATTGATGAGTATAATCTTTGCTACcatctctgctgctgctgccaaAATTTCCAGATCCTTCTTGAGTTGTTATTTCTTCACATCTTTAGCaacacttctttttcttcttgactAATCATGTGCACATTGTAAATTTAGAGATTTGGTTCTCAAGACAACTCGTTGAAGAGGATTTCTTGCTTGGCGCCTGTTACTTACACGCAAGAAGATACTCAGATGCCAATGTCGAGATCATCCAACAATGTTATCCGCAGATGGAGTTCAACTTCTGCTCCAGATAATAGATGTGAGCTTGTAAGATCTTTAGATGATCCATAGCCCATTGGCGTTTTTATGCAAGAAGACTAAAATAACActaattaaaattttagaattttaaccAAGAAAATTTTAGCCTTTTTAAAACAATGCATGGGTTAAGCAGGCCACATTGTGTGGAGCTTGTGCTTTTGCGTATGTTTGCTCCTGGGAGAGGCTAAGTTTTGATTCGTCTGAACAGGCCATGTCAGTGAGGAACTCGAACACAGAATCAGACTGATGGAAACTTCATTAAAAAGGTTGGGAATGGTCCTAGAATCTGTTCGGAGTGACGTCAAGCAAGTTAACAAAGCAGTTAAAGAAGTATCACTGGAAAGTTAAGTATCTCTATTATACCAGAACAGGAACTAGAAAAGTTGTTCTCAGACCATGAGCTTCACTTCTTACTAATCTTGTGGTTGTAATGACTAAACTATTTACTGTCATTACTCAACCAGCATGTGCCTTGTGCGACATGGTTtgttaaggccctgtttggtagacgcgTAAAAATTATTTCGTCTTATTTTAGctaacaataattatgtattaaagatactagtctttggaagcggattgcgtcctacccctgctcaTCCCGAGCTCAGAACGGGCAGGAGCTCCGagggtccaccatggtgtatgggtTATATACTTTTAGAatatgaaatggatggatggggtgcaTTTAGAATTTGAAACTCTGTTTTCTCTGTTTCGATTTTACAATGTGGAACTTCTTACAAGATCCTGGTTGTTCATTGGGTGGGCGCCACTGTGCCTTTGCCATGGCCCAAAAGTCATCAGgatggctaaaaatgaaaaaatatccaaCAGTCCTGTTTCTACaatcaagtgtccatgaatcaaaggttagcaTTGTTCAGCAAACATGTTCAAAAGTTTTGTAGCTCTTTGATAGTAATTcatttcaaattaaactgtccaaattatggttcaAGGCATTTCTCAAAGGGCCAGATCACTGGTCATTGAATGGGCTTCTTGTGTTCCAAATTTGAAGGGATGTAATTTGATTTTCCTTTGGCTGTTATTGGGCTACCGCTCAGCGTCACTTTTATATTGCTTTTGCTTTCGGTTTGTTtgcattttcatttttaataaaattttgtaatctttcaaaaaaaataaaaaataaaaagaaagaaagaaaagaaaaaagttgcttttttttttttttttttcttttgaaagaggTATCAAGAAAAAGGTACATTTGTTTTATAAAtgacaaaaatatttaaaaacaaaGGAAGACGCAATGCTGGGACAGGCAAGACATTTCCAATGACGACCGACCCTCTTGTCATTCTGTTCTTAGATATCAAGAGTTGGTAACCCCATTTGCTCTCTCCACACATGAAAAGAAGACATGCTTTGAATCAGAAAGAATATGGATCTTCATATATTCCAAAAGGGATAACATGATTCAAAGAATGTCGTAGTCGTTGACATTTCATATAGATGTACTTTACGAGAACTTCTATGAAAACATTTCATTTGCTTCTCTTCCATTGAAGTTTCATTTTCCCCTAATGTATCCAAAATTTTGGACTAATTCTTCTTTTGATGATTGATTCgacctttgattttttatttttatttttgaaaaaagatACCTTGATTGATTTCATCTCTTCAACTAGTTTAGTAATGAGCATGGGTACCGTGCCGAGGATTTGAAATACAGGAAAGAAGTACCGATCAGGTAATATTTCTAAAGGAGTTGTGACCGAGCGGTAAGGCAATGGGTTTTGATTCCATTACTCAGGTTCGAATCCTTCCGTGTGGACTGATTCTATCAGAACAAAGATTGTTCTCTTTTCTTGAACAATTCTCTGTTTAAGAGTGTAATGTTGGATACAATGTATTGTATTGTCAATTATTTCAGTGCAAATTGGAAAATTCTTTAGCTACATTATCATAGAAACTAAAATCGATTTGATTTAACTCAGCCTTTCATGGGTTTTGTTCTATTATACTAAACAGGGTTGTGCTGGGAATCCTACTCATGCATTCATGGGGCTTGTCAGCAAGggtcttgagctatggatatattAGGTATGAAAACTGCACTTTCTAAAAACTGATTCTTTTCTGGTTTTCTGGCAAAATATTGCAAAAATGTAAATACTGGATAATTATCTTGTGTGCACCTCGTGTCATAGTTCTGTGCAGCTACTCATGGTACACATGGTAAATGTGTTAGATGATCAGGAATGTTGATTGGGTGGGCTACAGTCTGGATGGGGCCATAGGCAAAAAATCAGTGATCAGGAATATTAATTGGGTGGGCTAGAAAATCAACTGAACAATTATTTGTAAATAGTCATGTGGTGTTTCTGCATCTTTTTTCAGCATGCATAAATTGGTTCAGATCATTTGGTACAAACAATAAGGTTCTAATCCTCATTGTAGATCCTCAATTTACTTGCATTTCTAGATGCTTCTTTCAGATGACTGCTTTCATGCTATActtatttgtatgcatgttgcatTAAATATTCATGAAAGTGGGCATGGATGCAAATGCATGATGTATGGTTGTGAGCAAAATGCACA
Proteins encoded in this window:
- the LOC131221672 gene encoding putative recombination initiation defects 3 isoform X3 — encoded protein: MKLKINKACDLSSIFVLPPHSRRGNAIPPGADTSVFGKSQGSLQFRSHSQQSFTQGMSMSQLSQNSQEEIVTNEHRFGSQDNSLKRISCLAPVTYTQEDTQMPMSRSSNNVIRRWSSTSAPDNRCHVSEELEHRIRLMETSLKRLGMVLESVRSDVKQVNKAVKEVSLES